A stretch of the Actinotalea sp. JY-7876 genome encodes the following:
- a CDS encoding putative F420-0 ABC transporter permease subunit, with protein MRTTSARAAGTTQARRAAEGGRRAPTALVLVAALLVLLASMTLAVTVGPAGIAPADVWGSVAHHLDDLLTGRVTEPPLGLLLDGIVWDVRLPRVLTAAAVGAGLAVAGAVMQSLTRNPLADPYLLGLSSGASLGAVAVLVLGIGVLLPVAAFAGAVLALAAALGLAGSLGTLTPARTILAGLAVAQLCAAGTSFVIFWSATGDSYREILAWLMGSLAGASWSSVAIAGLAVLVLGTVLVLSGRTLDAFAFGDTAAGALGIHVARTRWTLLTVVALLTGALVAVSGSIGFIGLILPHGVRLLVGAAHRRLLPVAALAGATFLVWADTAARSLFEPRELPVGIVTAFLGAPVFALLLWRRRSVELG; from the coding sequence GTGCGGACGACGAGCGCCCGGGCAGCCGGGACGACGCAGGCCCGCCGCGCGGCCGAGGGTGGACGCCGCGCACCCACGGCGCTGGTCCTGGTGGCCGCGCTGCTCGTGCTGCTCGCATCGATGACGCTCGCGGTCACGGTCGGCCCCGCGGGCATCGCGCCCGCGGACGTGTGGGGCTCGGTCGCGCACCACCTCGACGACCTGCTCACCGGTCGCGTCACCGAGCCGCCGCTCGGCCTCCTCCTCGACGGCATCGTGTGGGACGTGCGCCTGCCGCGCGTCCTCACCGCCGCCGCGGTGGGCGCGGGCCTGGCGGTCGCGGGCGCCGTGATGCAGAGCCTGACGCGCAACCCGCTTGCGGACCCCTACCTCCTCGGCCTCTCCTCGGGCGCCTCGCTCGGTGCGGTCGCCGTCCTCGTCCTGGGGATCGGCGTGCTCCTGCCGGTCGCCGCGTTCGCGGGCGCCGTGCTGGCCCTCGCCGCGGCGCTCGGCCTGGCCGGCTCGCTCGGCACCCTCACCCCGGCCCGCACGATCCTGGCCGGCCTCGCGGTCGCGCAGCTGTGCGCGGCCGGCACGTCCTTCGTCATCTTCTGGTCCGCGACGGGCGACTCCTACCGGGAGATCCTCGCCTGGCTCATGGGCTCGCTCGCCGGCGCGAGCTGGTCGTCGGTCGCGATCGCGGGGCTCGCGGTGCTCGTCCTCGGCACGGTCCTGGTCCTCAGCGGCCGGACGCTCGACGCCTTCGCCTTCGGCGACACCGCCGCGGGTGCGCTGGGCATCCACGTCGCCCGCACCCGCTGGACCCTGCTGACGGTCGTGGCCCTGCTCACCGGCGCGCTCGTGGCGGTCAGCGGCTCGATCGGCTTCATCGGCCTGATCCTCCCCCACGGCGTGCGGCTGCTGGTCGGCGCCGCGCACCGCCGCCTGCTGCCCGTCGCGGCGCTCGCCGGGGCGACGTTCCTCGTGTGGGCGGACACCGCGGCGCGCAGCCTGTTCGAGCCGCGCGAGCTGCCGGTCGGCATCGTCACCGCCTTCCTCGGCGCCCCCGTGTTCGCGCTGCTCCTGTGGCGTCGCCGCTCGGTGGAGCTCGGATGA
- a CDS encoding putative F420-0 ABC transporter substrate-binding protein, whose protein sequence is MPARSLPLVVGALVLALAGCAGSTTAGEAPPEPPAATVAAATGDFPLTLDNCGVEVTLDAPPERVVTIKSSATEMVLALGAGDRVVGTAFPDGPAPEALAAEAETLPVLADKVPAAEVVLETLPDLVYAGWESNLTAEGAGDRATLAGLGVATYVSPSACKDPAYQPERLTFDDVFAEITEVAAMLGVPEDGDALVAEQRDALAAVARDDRGLTALWYSSGTDVPYVGAGIGAPQMLLDTVGLTNIAAGVQDTWASFSWEQVAQDDPDVIVLVDSAWNSADQKRELLAGSPATANLTAVREERYLVVPFPASEAGVRNVDAAADLAEQLAALDV, encoded by the coding sequence GTGCCCGCCCGGTCGCTGCCCCTCGTCGTGGGGGCCCTGGTCCTCGCCCTCGCCGGGTGCGCGGGCTCGACGACGGCGGGCGAGGCCCCGCCCGAGCCCCCGGCAGCGACCGTCGCGGCGGCCACCGGCGACTTCCCGCTCACGCTCGACAACTGCGGCGTCGAGGTCACTCTCGACGCGCCGCCCGAGCGCGTCGTGACGATCAAGTCGAGCGCGACGGAGATGGTCCTCGCCCTCGGCGCCGGCGACCGCGTCGTCGGCACGGCGTTCCCCGACGGGCCCGCGCCCGAGGCCCTCGCGGCCGAGGCGGAGACGCTGCCCGTCCTGGCCGACAAGGTGCCCGCCGCCGAGGTCGTGCTCGAGACGCTGCCCGACCTGGTCTACGCCGGGTGGGAGTCCAACCTCACCGCCGAGGGCGCCGGCGACCGCGCGACCCTCGCGGGCCTGGGCGTCGCGACGTACGTCTCGCCGTCGGCCTGCAAGGACCCGGCGTACCAGCCCGAGCGCCTCACGTTCGACGACGTCTTCGCCGAGATCACCGAGGTCGCGGCGATGCTCGGCGTGCCCGAGGACGGCGACGCGCTGGTCGCCGAGCAGCGCGACGCCCTGGCCGCCGTGGCGCGCGACGACCGCGGCCTCACGGCCCTGTGGTACTCCTCGGGCACCGACGTGCCCTACGTGGGCGCCGGCATCGGCGCGCCGCAGATGCTCCTCGACACCGTGGGTCTGACGAACATCGCCGCCGGCGTGCAGGACACGTGGGCGTCGTTCAGCTGGGAGCAGGTCGCGCAGGACGACCCGGACGTCATCGTGCTCGTCGACTCCGCCTGGAACAGCGCGGACCAGAAGCGCGAGCTGCTCGCCGGCAGCCCCGCGACCGCCAACCTCACGGCGGTCCGCGAGGAGCGCTACCTCGTCGTGCCGTTCCCGGCCTCCGAGGCGGGGGTGCGCAACGTGGACGCCGCGGCGGACCTCGCCGAGCAGCTCGCCGCGCTCGACGTCTGA
- a CDS encoding SDR family oxidoreductase has translation MSAPLRAVVTGASSGIGAATVRRLRAEGWDVVAVARRADRLAVLAAETGATALAADVTSDDDVARLVAEVTAAGPVHAVVNNAGGALGTDPVESGSIADWSAMYEVNVLGTLRVTQGFLPALRASGRGDVLVLTSTAAHGTYPGGGGYVAAKHAERQIATTLRLELVGEPVRVIEIAPGMVHTEEFSLTRFRGDRAAADAVYAGVDEPLVADDVADAIVWTLTRPHHVNVDTLVIRPRAQVSNTQVARR, from the coding sequence ATGAGCGCGCCGCTGCGGGCGGTCGTCACCGGGGCGTCGTCGGGCATCGGCGCCGCGACGGTCCGTCGCCTGCGCGCGGAGGGGTGGGACGTCGTCGCCGTCGCCCGGCGCGCGGACCGGCTGGCGGTGCTCGCGGCCGAGACCGGGGCGACGGCGCTGGCGGCGGACGTCACGTCGGACGACGACGTCGCGCGCCTCGTCGCCGAGGTCACCGCGGCGGGGCCGGTGCACGCGGTGGTCAACAACGCTGGCGGCGCCCTGGGCACCGACCCGGTCGAGTCCGGGTCGATCGCCGACTGGTCCGCGATGTACGAGGTCAACGTGCTCGGCACGTTGCGCGTGACGCAGGGCTTCCTGCCGGCGCTGCGAGCGAGCGGCCGCGGCGACGTGCTGGTGCTGACGTCGACGGCCGCGCACGGCACCTACCCGGGCGGGGGCGGCTACGTGGCGGCCAAGCATGCCGAGCGGCAGATCGCCACGACGCTGCGGCTCGAGCTCGTCGGCGAGCCGGTGCGGGTCATCGAGATCGCGCCCGGGATGGTGCACACCGAGGAGTTCTCGCTCACACGCTTCCGCGGCGACCGGGCGGCGGCCGACGCCGTCTACGCGGGCGTCGACGAGCCGCTCGTGGCCGACGACGTCGCCGACGCGATCGTGTGGACGCTCACCCGTCCGCACCACGTGAACGTCGACACGCTGGTCATCCGGCCGCGCGCGCAGGTGTCGAACACGCAGGTCGCGCGGCGCTGA
- a CDS encoding alpha/beta fold hydrolase, with amino-acid sequence MFEGFDELYVDVPGGVRLRARRGGTGAPVVLLHGHPRTHTTWYRVAPLLVAAGHTVVCPDLRGYGRSSKPATTPDHAPYSKRAMAGDVLALMRHLGHERFAVVGHDRGSYVAFRLALDAPQAVGALVVLDGVPIGEALARADARFAQAWWHWWFYAQPDKPERAILADPSAWYGGDPDRMGPENYADFSSAVHDPATVLAMVEDYRAGLGVDRAADDADRAAGRQITCPTLVLWSTRDDMEQLYGDVLEVWRPWTTSLHGHSIESGHHMAEDAPRDLADSVSSFLSMPGLAELSR; translated from the coding sequence ATGTTCGAGGGCTTCGACGAGTTGTACGTTGACGTCCCAGGTGGTGTCCGGCTCCGGGCTCGCCGGGGAGGGACCGGGGCCCCGGTCGTGCTGCTGCACGGGCACCCGCGCACCCACACCACCTGGTACCGGGTCGCGCCGCTGCTCGTCGCGGCCGGGCACACCGTCGTCTGCCCGGACCTGCGCGGCTACGGCCGGTCAAGCAAACCCGCGACCACGCCCGATCACGCGCCGTACAGCAAGCGGGCGATGGCTGGTGACGTGCTAGCTCTGATGCGCCACCTCGGGCACGAGCGGTTCGCTGTCGTCGGTCATGACCGCGGCAGCTACGTGGCGTTCCGGCTGGCTCTGGACGCGCCGCAGGCGGTCGGCGCGCTGGTCGTGCTCGACGGCGTGCCGATCGGTGAGGCACTGGCCCGCGCCGACGCCCGGTTCGCGCAGGCATGGTGGCACTGGTGGTTCTACGCGCAGCCGGACAAGCCCGAGCGCGCGATTCTGGCTGACCCATCGGCGTGGTACGGCGGGGACCCAGACCGGATGGGCCCGGAGAACTACGCCGACTTCAGCAGCGCCGTCCACGATCCTGCGACGGTGCTCGCGATGGTGGAGGACTACCGCGCGGGGCTCGGGGTGGACCGCGCCGCCGACGACGCAGATCGAGCGGCCGGCCGCCAGATCACCTGCCCCACCCTCGTCCTGTGGTCCACGCGCGACGACATGGAGCAGTTGTACGGCGACGTCCTCGAGGTCTGGCGGCCGTGGACCACCAGCTTGCACGGGCACTCGATCGAAAGCGGGCACCACATGGCCGAGGATGCCCCACGCGACCTCGCGGACTCCGTCTCCAGCTTCCTCAGCATGCCCGGCCTCGCTGAACTGTCCCGGTAG
- a CDS encoding HNH endonuclease signature motif containing protein: MDPQVDAWLWAVRHPLASELAEAAPGVGLAERLAGLEPADVDEAGLVEALAAWERVVSWAVAGQARVIAELASRERGARGAFLAEEVAVALSVTRRVAEDKVALAVGLERIPAAADALAGGRIDARRATVVCEELARVPDDVAQEVSVAVLPGAVSCTAPQLRVRLRRLELRRDPDGAQRRHVRAREQRRVELHPAPDAMAWLSAYLPADEAVAIHTGLTALAGDASPGDERTLDQRRADALVDVTTRWLDAGVHPDGAALSARQGRLPHLAVTASAATLLGLSQEPGELGGYGPIPPQMVRRIAARATWEPLLADAWTGAPLARSTRRYAPTQAQRDVVALRDATCTFPGCRMPAARCDIDHVVPYRPDDDSDDGLEGSRSEAERRAAEERDPGGGGEPRGDRRDRPPPDPHTHQREPDQTSVDNLQALCRHHHRAKTHAGWTPHRDDDGTTLWRSPTGRIYPRAPEHEPPPVPPRRPTDHDHRIELYPPPPF, encoded by the coding sequence GTGGATCCGCAGGTCGATGCGTGGTTGTGGGCGGTGCGTCACCCGCTGGCCTCCGAGCTGGCCGAGGCGGCTCCGGGTGTGGGGTTGGCGGAGCGGTTGGCGGGGTTGGAGCCGGCGGACGTGGACGAGGCGGGCCTGGTGGAGGCCCTCGCGGCGTGGGAGCGGGTGGTCTCGTGGGCGGTGGCGGGTCAGGCGCGGGTGATCGCCGAGCTGGCCTCGCGTGAGCGCGGTGCTCGTGGGGCGTTCCTGGCCGAGGAGGTCGCGGTCGCGTTGTCGGTGACCCGCCGCGTCGCGGAGGACAAGGTGGCCCTGGCCGTGGGTCTGGAGCGGATCCCGGCGGCGGCGGACGCGCTGGCGGGTGGCCGGATCGACGCGCGGCGGGCGACGGTGGTGTGCGAGGAGCTCGCGCGGGTGCCGGACGACGTGGCGCAGGAGGTGAGCGTGGCGGTGCTGCCGGGCGCGGTCTCGTGCACGGCGCCGCAGCTGCGCGTGCGGTTGCGGCGCCTGGAGCTGCGCCGTGACCCCGACGGTGCGCAGCGGCGTCATGTGCGGGCGCGCGAGCAGCGGCGCGTCGAGCTGCACCCTGCGCCGGATGCGATGGCGTGGTTGAGCGCGTACCTGCCCGCGGACGAGGCGGTGGCGATCCACACCGGCCTGACGGCCCTGGCGGGGGACGCGTCGCCGGGCGACGAGCGGACGCTGGATCAGCGCCGCGCGGACGCGCTGGTCGATGTGACCACGCGGTGGTTGGACGCCGGGGTCCACCCCGACGGGGCGGCGTTGTCGGCGCGGCAGGGCCGTCTCCCCCACCTGGCGGTCACCGCCTCGGCGGCCACGCTGCTGGGGTTGTCGCAGGAGCCGGGCGAGCTGGGCGGGTACGGGCCGATCCCCCCGCAGATGGTCCGGCGGATCGCTGCCCGCGCGACCTGGGAGCCGCTGCTCGCGGACGCGTGGACCGGTGCTCCGCTGGCCCGCTCGACGCGCCGCTACGCCCCGACCCAGGCCCAGCGCGACGTCGTGGCCCTACGGGACGCGACGTGCACCTTCCCGGGGTGCCGGATGCCCGCGGCGCGCTGCGACATCGACCACGTCGTGCCCTACCGCCCCGACGACGACAGCGACGACGGTCTGGAAGGGTCCCGCTCCGAGGCTGAGCGGAGGGCAGCCGAGGAGCGCGATCCGGGCGGGGGTGGCGAACCCCGCGGTGACCGTCGCGACCGTCCACCACCCGACCCGCACACTCACCAGCGTGAGCCCGACCAGACCAGCGTCGACAACCTGCAGGCCCTGTGCCGCCACCACCACCGGGCCAAGACCCACGCCGGGTGGACGCCGCACCGCGACGACGACGGCACGACCCTGTGGCGCTCACCCACCGGCCGGATCTACCCCCGCGCACCCGAGCACGAACCACCACCGGTCCCACCCCGGCGACCCACCGACCACGACCACCGCATCGAGCTCTACCCGCCGCCACCGTTCTGA
- a CDS encoding YbjQ family protein, whose amino-acid sequence MIVVTTNEIPGYRVEAVLGEVMGLTVRSANMGANFTASFRAMGGGEITEYTQLVYQSRQEVMHRMVEEGRRRGANAIVAMRFDNGSIGQAFTEVCAYGTAVVVEPIPAGEEGSTDQSAHFARAEAAAQPYAQPRGGATPPDPPAAMVPGPQTPPAY is encoded by the coding sequence ATGATCGTGGTGACGACGAACGAGATCCCCGGGTACCGCGTCGAGGCCGTGCTCGGCGAGGTCATGGGCCTGACGGTGCGCAGCGCCAACATGGGCGCCAACTTCACGGCGAGCTTCCGCGCCATGGGCGGCGGTGAGATCACCGAGTACACGCAGCTCGTCTACCAGAGCCGGCAGGAGGTCATGCACCGCATGGTCGAGGAGGGCCGCCGCCGCGGCGCCAACGCGATCGTCGCGATGCGGTTCGACAACGGCTCGATCGGCCAGGCCTTCACCGAGGTCTGCGCGTACGGGACCGCCGTCGTCGTGGAGCCCATCCCCGCGGGCGAGGAGGGGTCGACCGACCAGTCCGCGCACTTCGCGCGCGCCGAGGCCGCCGCCCAGCCGTACGCCCAGCCGCGGGGTGGCGCGACGCCGCCCGACCCGCCGGCGGCCATGGTCCCCGGGCCGCAGACGCCCCCGGCGTACTGA